One Nicotiana tomentosiformis chromosome 4, ASM39032v3, whole genome shotgun sequence genomic window carries:
- the LOC138910300 gene encoding uncharacterized protein, with amino-acid sequence MIWYHNLPPNSIDSFAMLADFFVKSHAEAIKVETRKSDFFKVKQRDNEMLREFVSRFQMERMDLPLVADDWAVQAFTQGLNVRSSVASQQLKQNLLEYPAVTWANMHNQYQSKIRVEDDQFGSPSKSVYPITAVDRAKRDIDREPRSSKDCYQPYNGDRRGNGSRRNPIISERRSDRGQGNRGLRRKNGFDRPIKPKEAPRLSEYNFNIDVAAIVSVIGCIKDTKWPQPLQYDPTQTDPNQMYKYHGTHSHKMKDC; translated from the coding sequence atgatatggtaccataacctacctcctaattctattgactcgtttgctatgcttgcagatttctTCGTAAAATCACATGCCGaagctatcaaggtcgagaccaggaagtcagactttttcaaagtaaaacaaagggataatgaaatgctcagagagtttgtgtcccgatttcaaatggagaGAATGGACTTACCCCTGGttgcggacgattgggccgttcaagctttcacccagggactcaatgttcgaagctcggtggcttcacaacagttgaaacaaaacctATTAGAATATCCGGCCGTTACTTGGGCCAACATGCATAACcagtatcaatcgaaaattagagtcgaagatgatcaatttgGATCCCCTTCGAAGTCCGTTTATCCCATCACAGCCGTCGATAGAGCcaagagagacattgatcgtgaaccgaGATCAAGCAAGGATTGTTATCAACCGTACAATGGGGATCGAAGAGGTAACGGATCCAGGAGAAATCCCATAATaagtgaaaggagaagtgatcgaggtcaaggtaATCGGGGACTCAGGAGAAAGAACGGTTTCGACAGGCCTATCAAGCCGAAGGAAGCACcgaggttatcggaatacaactttaacatcgatgttgccgccattgtatcagttatcggatgcatcaaagacactaaatggcctcaacCTCTACAATACGATCCAACCCAAACAGATCCTAATCAGATGTATAAATATCACGGTACTCACAGCCACAAAATGAAGGATTGCTGA